The following proteins are co-located in the Pyrococcus abyssi GE5 genome:
- a CDS encoding transcription elongation factor Spt5, which produces MGGKIFAVRVTQGQEENTARLIYSKVRTYNLPIYAILAPSKVKGYIFIEAPEKSVVDEAIRGIRHARGVLPREIPFSEIEHFLEEKPAVSGLEPGDIVELISGPFKGEKAKVVRVDESKDEIVVELIGAIVPIPVTVRGEYVRLISKRQKEE; this is translated from the coding sequence ATGGGTGGGAAGATATTTGCGGTTAGGGTTACGCAGGGTCAGGAGGAAAACACTGCGAGGTTAATATACAGCAAGGTTAGGACTTATAATCTTCCGATATATGCTATTTTGGCTCCTTCTAAGGTCAAGGGTTACATATTTATTGAAGCTCCCGAGAAAAGCGTTGTTGATGAAGCCATTAGGGGAATAAGGCATGCTAGAGGAGTTCTTCCTAGGGAGATACCCTTTAGTGAGATAGAGCACTTCCTGGAGGAGAAGCCCGCCGTTAGTGGTCTTGAACCAGGAGATATCGTTGAGCTAATATCTGGGCCGTTCAAGGGAGAGAAGGCCAAGGTTGTTAGGGTAGATGAAAGCAAGGACGAGATCGTTGTTGAGCTTATAGGCGCGATAGTGCCGATTCCAGTAACGGTTAGGGGAGAATACGTTAGGCTTATAAGCAAGCGTCAGAAGGAGGAGTGA
- a CDS encoding protein translocase SEC61 complex subunit gamma, which translates to MPELQERIRNFLKESKRVFLVTRKPGWEEYKKAAKITGLGIILIGLIGMLIRIMGILVLGG; encoded by the coding sequence ATGCCAGAGTTACAAGAGAGGATCAGGAATTTTCTAAAGGAGTCAAAGAGGGTCTTCCTAGTCACGAGGAAGCCAGGATGGGAGGAGTATAAGAAGGCAGCGAAGATTACGGGGCTTGGAATAATATTAATCGGCTTGATTGGCATGCTAATAAGAATCATGGGCATCTTAGTACTTGGAGGATGA
- the ftsZ gene encoding cell division protein FtsZ, giving the protein MLKLVENVVERVSAEEQKPQEIQVPQSSIDEELKKIVEQIKARIYVVGVGGAGCNTVNRMMEVGVTGAKIIAVNTDAQDLLKIKAHQKILIGKELTRGLGAGNDPKIGEEAAKESERELREALEGADMVFVTCGLGGGTGTGAAPVIAEMAKKMGALTVSVVTLPFTMEGIRRAKNAEYGLKRLAKASDTVIVIPNDKLLEVAPKLPIQMAFKVADEILVQAVKGITELITKPGLVNLDFNDVRAVMKDGGVAMIGIGESDSEKRALEAAEQALNSPLLDVDISGAKGALISISGADVKLEEAQQIIEYVTRNVDPKAQVIWGIQLEPELEKTIRVMVIVTGVTSRYITFQEETPEPSEEEVPPVKIDIPEL; this is encoded by the coding sequence ATGCTAAAGCTCGTTGAGAACGTCGTTGAAAGGGTGTCTGCAGAGGAGCAAAAACCTCAGGAAATTCAAGTTCCTCAGTCAAGTATAGATGAGGAGCTTAAAAAGATAGTAGAGCAGATAAAAGCGAGGATATATGTGGTTGGAGTTGGAGGAGCTGGATGTAACACCGTTAATAGGATGATGGAAGTTGGTGTAACTGGAGCTAAGATAATAGCCGTCAACACTGATGCTCAAGATCTTTTGAAGATTAAGGCTCATCAAAAGATCCTCATCGGTAAAGAGTTAACGAGAGGTCTTGGAGCTGGAAATGATCCAAAGATTGGAGAAGAAGCCGCCAAGGAGAGCGAGAGGGAACTAAGAGAAGCTTTAGAAGGCGCTGATATGGTCTTCGTGACATGTGGTCTTGGAGGGGGAACAGGTACTGGAGCCGCTCCCGTCATAGCTGAAATGGCGAAGAAGATGGGTGCCTTAACCGTTTCAGTCGTCACGCTTCCTTTCACTATGGAAGGTATTAGAAGGGCCAAGAATGCAGAGTATGGCCTTAAGAGACTTGCTAAGGCTTCTGACACGGTAATAGTTATACCGAACGATAAGCTACTCGAGGTCGCTCCAAAGCTACCGATTCAAATGGCCTTCAAGGTTGCCGACGAGATATTGGTTCAAGCAGTTAAGGGAATAACCGAGTTAATAACCAAGCCAGGTCTAGTTAACCTTGACTTCAATGACGTTAGGGCCGTCATGAAGGATGGCGGTGTTGCGATGATAGGTATCGGTGAGAGCGACAGCGAGAAGAGAGCTTTGGAGGCTGCAGAACAGGCACTTAACAGTCCGCTCCTTGACGTGGATATAAGTGGGGCAAAGGGAGCTCTAATTAGCATAAGCGGTGCCGATGTTAAGCTTGAGGAGGCTCAGCAAATTATAGAGTACGTTACCAGGAACGTTGATCCAAAGGCCCAGGTAATCTGGGGAATCCAGCTTGAGCCAGAACTCGAGAAGACAATTAGGGTGATGGTAATAGTTACAGGCGTTACATCCAGGTACATAACGTTCCAGGAGGAAACTCCCGAGCCCTCAGAGGAAGAGGTTCCCCCAGTTAAGATCGATATCCCTGAGCTTTAA
- a CDS encoding D-aminoacyl-tRNA deacylase, translating to MKVIMTTKVDKASMNIMQKLIENFGFKETELKFDGNPVYKKDDMVILTTNDEMIYYDYLDREIEKQLSFKPEIIAFASRHSSKQKLPALTTHVTGNWGEAMYGGKDESFAIAIPSAMKLALLKMNELNDLGWTVCYEATHHGPSELEVPSFFIEIGSSEEEWVNDRAGEIIAETIVYVLDNYENSKFKVALGIGGGHYAPKQTKRALNSDLAFGHILPKYAQPVSRDVILKAINRFHEKVEAIYVDWKGSKGETRQLAKSLAQELGLEFIKD from the coding sequence ATGAAGGTGATTATGACTACCAAGGTGGACAAGGCTTCAATGAACATAATGCAAAAGCTGATTGAAAACTTCGGCTTTAAGGAAACCGAGCTTAAATTCGACGGAAATCCAGTTTATAAGAAGGATGACATGGTAATACTAACTACGAACGATGAAATGATTTATTACGATTACCTCGACAGGGAGATAGAGAAACAACTCAGCTTTAAGCCCGAGATAATTGCATTCGCTTCTAGGCATTCAAGCAAGCAGAAGCTTCCCGCATTGACAACCCATGTAACGGGAAACTGGGGGGAGGCAATGTACGGAGGGAAAGATGAAAGTTTTGCAATTGCAATTCCCTCAGCTATGAAACTTGCCCTGCTTAAGATGAACGAGTTAAATGACCTCGGGTGGACGGTTTGTTACGAGGCAACTCATCATGGGCCAAGTGAGTTGGAAGTTCCAAGCTTTTTCATAGAGATTGGTTCGAGCGAGGAGGAGTGGGTTAACGATAGGGCTGGAGAAATAATAGCCGAAACCATAGTTTACGTCCTTGATAACTACGAGAACTCGAAGTTTAAAGTGGCTTTGGGAATCGGTGGTGGTCATTACGCACCAAAGCAAACGAAAAGGGCTTTGAATTCTGACTTGGCCTTCGGTCATATACTCCCAAAGTACGCTCAACCCGTTTCTAGGGATGTCATACTAAAGGCCATCAACAGGTTTCACGAGAAGGTAGAGGCGATATACGTTGACTGGAAGGGAAGTAAAGGCGAAACTAGACAACTAGCAAAGTCTTTAGCCCAGGAGTTGGGTTTAGAATTCATAAAAGACTAG
- a CDS encoding nucleotidyltransferase domain-containing protein: MPREKVVRIWDEREVIYTPKRWRILWEKREKALKIMELLKDFDPHVYGSVARGDVRRDSDIDIVIPYRVPSYLIELALGDLVQRRRIVMATPWHLIKGHIEIDEETTVTFFLTNPTDRELEFYKWGGMLDLWGVKTKQRVPGVNKKLILIIPTDKGHIEREVVGREPEVAKILGVSIDIVEERVKVLTRRDRIGRTGIYLDEEVPDWKSFEEFLKELADRDPNIRRKVRDNI, encoded by the coding sequence ATGCCCAGGGAAAAAGTCGTGAGAATCTGGGATGAAAGGGAGGTAATCTACACCCCCAAAAGGTGGAGGATACTCTGGGAAAAGAGAGAGAAGGCTCTCAAGATAATGGAGCTCTTGAAAGATTTTGATCCCCACGTTTACGGTAGCGTTGCCAGAGGAGACGTAAGGAGAGATAGTGACATCGACATTGTTATACCTTACAGGGTTCCAAGCTACTTGATAGAGTTGGCACTCGGTGACCTAGTTCAAAGAAGAAGGATAGTCATGGCGACCCCTTGGCATTTAATAAAGGGGCACATTGAAATAGATGAGGAAACCACGGTGACTTTCTTTTTAACTAATCCCACAGATAGGGAGTTAGAGTTTTACAAATGGGGCGGCATGCTAGACTTGTGGGGGGTTAAAACAAAGCAGAGGGTTCCTGGGGTTAATAAGAAATTAATTTTGATTATTCCAACTGATAAGGGACACATAGAGAGGGAGGTAGTTGGAAGGGAACCAGAAGTCGCGAAAATACTTGGAGTGAGCATAGACATCGTGGAGGAGAGGGTGAAAGTTCTAACCAGGAGGGATAGAATAGGCAGAACTGGAATTTACCTTGATGAGGAAGTTCCAGACTGGAAGAGCTTTGAAGAGTTCTTAAAGGAGTTAGCAGATAGGGATCCCAATATAAGGAGGAAGGTCAGAGATAACATCTAA
- a CDS encoding TIGR00296 family protein: MAKIKDEWGEFLVRLARRAIEEYLKTGKEIEPPKDTPKELWEKMGVFVTLNRHNVPPQTALRGCIGFPLPIYPLVKATIKAAIYSAVDDPRFPPVKLEEMDNIIVEVSVLTPPELIEGPPEERPKKIKVGRDGLIVEKGIYSGLLLPQVPIEWGWDEEEFLAETCWKAGLPPDCWLDEDTKVYRFTAEIFEEEYPRGPVRRKSLV; encoded by the coding sequence ATGGCAAAGATTAAAGATGAATGGGGAGAATTCCTTGTTAGGCTTGCCAGGAGAGCCATAGAAGAATATCTAAAAACTGGAAAGGAAATAGAACCGCCAAAGGATACTCCAAAAGAGCTCTGGGAGAAGATGGGAGTGTTCGTTACCCTGAATAGACACAACGTTCCGCCCCAAACTGCGTTAAGAGGATGCATAGGATTTCCATTGCCAATATACCCACTCGTTAAAGCAACCATCAAGGCAGCTATCTATTCAGCAGTCGATGACCCTAGGTTTCCCCCAGTCAAGCTTGAGGAAATGGACAATATTATAGTAGAGGTAAGCGTCCTAACACCCCCAGAGCTAATCGAAGGTCCACCAGAAGAGAGACCCAAGAAGATAAAAGTTGGAAGGGACGGATTGATAGTAGAAAAAGGAATTTACTCGGGGCTACTATTACCTCAGGTTCCAATAGAATGGGGATGGGACGAAGAAGAATTCTTAGCAGAGACATGCTGGAAAGCAGGACTACCTCCAGACTGCTGGTTGGACGAGGATACCAAGGTTTACCGCTTCACAGCGGAGATATTTGAAGAGGAGTACCCAAGAGGACCAGTTAGGAGGAAGAGCCTCGTTTGA
- the nadC gene encoding carboxylating nicotinate-nucleotide diphosphorylase has translation MIPLNYLLKFIEEDAPYGDVTSEAIIPEDMEAEAVIIAKQDGVIAGVEEAKVLFEHFGVSVSVKKRDGEEVRAGEVILELKGNARAILLVERTALNIMGRMSGIATETRKLVEKVKRVNPNVKVAGTRKSLLRLIDKKAIMIGGGEPHRFSLSDAILIKDNHLALVPLEEAIRRAKEFSMYKVVEVEVESLEDAIKAAKAGADIIMLDNMKPQEIVRVIEELKRLGLRENIKIEVSGGITPNNIEEYAKLDVDVISLGYLTHSVKNFDVSLEIKRGSSS, from the coding sequence ATGATACCACTTAACTACCTTTTGAAGTTCATAGAGGAGGACGCCCCCTACGGGGATGTGACGAGCGAGGCCATTATACCCGAGGACATGGAGGCTGAAGCGGTCATAATAGCGAAGCAAGATGGAGTGATAGCTGGAGTTGAGGAGGCAAAGGTGTTATTTGAGCACTTTGGGGTTAGCGTTAGCGTAAAGAAGAGGGACGGTGAAGAGGTTAGAGCTGGCGAGGTTATTCTAGAGCTGAAGGGGAACGCTAGAGCAATATTACTCGTGGAGAGGACTGCGCTTAACATAATGGGGAGGATGAGCGGAATAGCAACTGAAACCAGGAAACTCGTGGAGAAAGTTAAGAGAGTTAATCCAAATGTAAAGGTGGCTGGAACCAGGAAGAGCCTTCTTAGGTTGATAGATAAGAAAGCCATAATGATCGGTGGCGGTGAGCCTCATCGTTTCTCTTTGAGCGATGCAATCTTAATAAAGGATAATCACTTAGCTCTAGTCCCCCTTGAAGAGGCCATAAGAAGAGCAAAGGAGTTCAGCATGTACAAGGTTGTTGAAGTTGAGGTGGAGAGCTTGGAAGATGCCATTAAGGCCGCAAAGGCTGGTGCCGACATTATAATGCTTGACAACATGAAACCTCAGGAAATAGTGAGGGTTATAGAAGAGCTGAAGAGGCTAGGATTAAGAGAAAACATCAAGATAGAGGTCTCGGGTGGAATAACTCCAAATAATATTGAAGAATACGCTAAGCTTGATGTGGATGTTATAAGCTTAGGCTACTTAACTCACTCCGTGAAGAACTTCGACGTAAGCTTGGAGATCAAACGAGGCTCTTCCTCCTAA
- a CDS encoding GNAT family N-acetyltransferase: MIRVATFEDIDDMVSVFIDAYNYTGPRDSVAKSMEISLKVQPNGCLIAFIDGKPVGMGCIFLYKKVAWVGLMGVKKEYQRRGIGTEIFKRLLKIGKGKTIRLDASSQGYGLYKKFNFTDEYRTVRYELRNRPLKKVEGVKELKEIPGWVEELDKEAFGDDRTRVLRLYLESGARLIGVENEGFGMVYRGRIGPLVAISRKIAEKIMLKAFLLRGREIIVPDANEDAMDLIKKFSPVELTSCTRMRLGDKVEENVHMVFGILTYAKG, encoded by the coding sequence ATGATAAGGGTGGCAACCTTTGAGGATATAGATGATATGGTTTCAGTGTTCATCGATGCATATAATTACACTGGACCCAGGGATTCGGTTGCGAAATCCATGGAAATATCCCTAAAAGTCCAGCCCAATGGGTGCCTAATAGCATTCATAGACGGAAAGCCCGTAGGGATGGGTTGTATATTCCTGTACAAGAAAGTTGCATGGGTAGGTCTTATGGGGGTCAAGAAGGAATATCAGAGAAGGGGGATTGGGACGGAGATATTCAAGAGGTTGCTTAAAATTGGAAAAGGTAAGACTATAAGGCTAGATGCAAGCTCCCAGGGTTACGGGCTCTACAAGAAGTTCAATTTCACCGACGAGTATAGGACCGTAAGGTACGAACTCAGGAACAGGCCGCTCAAGAAGGTTGAGGGCGTTAAGGAGTTAAAGGAAATTCCTGGGTGGGTTGAGGAGCTTGACAAGGAAGCATTTGGTGACGATAGGACGAGGGTTCTAAGGCTTTACTTGGAGAGCGGAGCTAGGTTAATTGGAGTGGAAAACGAGGGCTTTGGAATGGTCTACAGGGGTAGAATTGGGCCCTTAGTTGCGATATCGAGGAAAATCGCTGAGAAAATAATGCTAAAGGCCTTCCTCCTGAGGGGCAGGGAGATAATAGTTCCCGATGCAAATGAAGACGCTATGGATCTAATTAAAAAGTTCAGTCCAGTTGAATTGACATCTTGCACTAGGATGAGGCTAGGAGATAAGGTTGAAGAAAACGTCCATATGGTATTTGGAATATTAACGTACGCGAAGGGATGA
- the nadA gene encoding quinolinate synthase NadA, translating into MDIVEEILKLKEERNAVILAHNYQLPEVQDIADFIGDSLELARKATKVDADVIVFAGVDFMAETAKILNPDKTVLLPSRRATCAMANMLKVEHIIEAKRKYPNAPVVLYVNSTAETKAYADVTVTSANAVKIVSKLDADVVIFGPDKNLAHYVAKMTGKKVIPVPPNGHCYVHQKFTIEDVERAKKLYPNAKLMVHPECIPEVQEKADIIVSTGGMIKNACLHDEWVVFTEREMVYRLKKLYPEKKFYPAREDAICIGMKAITLKHIYESLRDMKYKVEVPRDIAEKARRAIERMLEMS; encoded by the coding sequence ATGGATATTGTTGAGGAGATACTAAAGCTTAAGGAGGAGCGCAATGCAGTAATCCTTGCTCACAATTACCAACTCCCTGAGGTTCAAGATATAGCGGACTTCATAGGTGATAGCCTCGAGCTTGCTAGGAAAGCCACCAAGGTTGATGCAGACGTGATAGTTTTTGCCGGCGTGGACTTCATGGCTGAAACCGCCAAGATATTGAATCCGGATAAGACGGTTTTACTCCCCTCTAGGAGGGCCACCTGTGCAATGGCCAACATGCTCAAAGTTGAGCACATAATAGAGGCCAAGAGGAAGTATCCGAATGCTCCGGTTGTTCTGTACGTTAACAGCACCGCAGAAACAAAGGCTTACGCCGATGTAACGGTAACATCCGCAAATGCAGTAAAGATAGTGAGTAAGCTCGATGCAGACGTCGTTATATTTGGCCCCGACAAGAACTTAGCCCACTACGTGGCTAAGATGACAGGTAAGAAGGTCATCCCAGTTCCGCCTAATGGCCACTGCTATGTCCACCAGAAGTTCACGATTGAGGACGTTGAGAGGGCGAAGAAGCTGTATCCAAATGCTAAGCTCATGGTTCACCCCGAATGTATTCCAGAGGTTCAGGAGAAGGCTGATATAATAGTCTCAACGGGTGGAATGATAAAGAACGCCTGCTTACACGATGAGTGGGTTGTCTTTACCGAGAGGGAGATGGTTTACAGATTGAAGAAGCTTTATCCAGAGAAGAAGTTCTATCCAGCCAGGGAAGATGCCATTTGCATTGGAATGAAGGCTATAACGCTGAAGCATATCTACGAATCCCTTAGGGATATGAAGTACAAGGTTGAAGTTCCCAGGGACATAGCTGAGAAGGCGAGGAGGGCAATAGAGAGGATGCTAGAGATGAGCTGA
- a CDS encoding TIGR00529 family membrane protein → MVEIILLLASFLVVIILIWLKVNIGVSIFLGALTLAFLSGLGINGALHSLYSTITSWSTLRLILIISFIMGITSVFSQIGYLKDMENAVLHLFPKAKHSLWTLPALIGLMPMPAGALVSAPMIEPVANKFNLKPEVKTLINYWFRHVWELSWPMYQAIVITSAVVGISIREISVKMFPLTILMATIGYLFFVYSLKEDKANGRNKVTGLKMLLKATYPILVIIVLSIILGLDMLYGSLVGFLSILLPNLKRISLKEVLTRAFQPRIVFLLIAVMYFKDVIEASGLVDVLPRIMLSFHVPIIIILLVTPFIIGLMTGISFAYVAMVFPLLKPFFTGFDKIALAYLGGYMGMLFSPVHLCLVFSAEYYKADLGKVYLRMLLPSLTFLVAGLLYIWLIL, encoded by the coding sequence ATGGTGGAGATAATCCTACTATTGGCCTCGTTCCTTGTCGTTATAATCTTGATATGGCTGAAGGTTAACATAGGGGTTTCAATATTCCTGGGGGCCTTAACCCTAGCTTTCCTTTCGGGCTTGGGAATCAACGGAGCCTTACATTCATTGTACTCAACGATAACCTCTTGGAGCACCTTAAGGTTAATCCTAATAATCTCGTTTATAATGGGAATAACTTCAGTATTTTCCCAAATAGGTTATCTAAAAGATATGGAAAATGCTGTCCTTCACTTATTTCCAAAGGCCAAGCATTCCCTCTGGACGCTACCCGCTTTGATAGGCCTGATGCCAATGCCAGCTGGAGCTTTAGTTTCCGCCCCGATGATAGAGCCCGTTGCAAACAAGTTTAACTTGAAGCCAGAGGTCAAAACCTTAATAAATTACTGGTTCAGGCACGTGTGGGAGCTTTCTTGGCCGATGTACCAAGCAATTGTTATTACCTCGGCTGTAGTTGGAATTTCCATCAGGGAAATCAGCGTCAAGATGTTCCCACTTACGATTTTGATGGCAACAATTGGTTACCTATTCTTCGTTTACTCTCTTAAAGAAGACAAAGCTAATGGCAGGAATAAAGTTACTGGATTGAAAATGCTCCTAAAGGCCACTTATCCAATCCTGGTGATAATAGTCCTATCAATTATCCTAGGCCTGGATATGCTCTACGGTTCTTTAGTAGGTTTCCTCTCAATTTTACTCCCGAATCTTAAGAGAATAAGCCTAAAAGAAGTTTTAACGAGGGCGTTTCAGCCCAGGATAGTGTTTCTGTTGATAGCCGTGATGTACTTTAAAGATGTTATCGAGGCCAGTGGATTGGTTGACGTACTTCCAAGGATTATGCTCAGCTTCCACGTTCCAATAATCATTATCCTCTTAGTGACTCCCTTCATAATTGGCTTAATGACTGGGATAAGCTTCGCCTATGTGGCCATGGTATTTCCTCTGTTAAAGCCCTTCTTCACTGGTTTTGATAAGATAGCGCTAGCTTATTTAGGAGGCTACATGGGAATGCTCTTTAGTCCAGTTCACCTCTGCCTTGTCTTTTCGGCGGAATACTACAAGGCTGACCTTGGTAAAGTCTACCTAAGAATGCTCTTACCGAGCTTGACCTTTCTTGTCGCTGGACTCCTATACATATGGCTAATCCTATGA
- a CDS encoding L-aspartate oxidase, with translation MEVGIVGGGLAGLVAAISLVEKGVDVSIIGPKSKDSNSYLAQAGIAFPLVEGDSIRIHVLDTIRAGKYINDEEVVWNVISKSTEAYSFLVSHGVTFTGNELEGGHSHPRVFTIKSETGKHVIPILEKHARELGVNFVRGFVEEIGIKNGKLAGVFLNGELLKFDAVVVATGGFSGLYRFTAGVKENIGLLIGDLALKGVPLRDMEFVQFHPTGFIGRRTYLITEAVRGAGAKLVTGDGERFVNELETRDVVARAIYLKMLEGKGVFLDARGIEDFKDRFPYVYSVLKKEGIDPGKDLIPVTPVAHYTMGGISVDIFYRTRIRGLYAIGEAASNGFHGANRLASNSLLECVVSGLEVARTILREEPKRGANDAPYNFDELGDVDSIREIMWNHAGIVRDKSSLLEGLKKLEGVEADQRLKVVAKAVLTLALEREESRGSHYRRDFPFMRKEFERPSFFHLNV, from the coding sequence ATGGAAGTTGGAATCGTCGGAGGTGGTCTCGCTGGGCTTGTCGCAGCTATCTCATTGGTCGAAAAGGGCGTTGATGTTTCAATAATAGGACCAAAGTCAAAGGATTCGAACTCCTATCTAGCCCAGGCTGGAATAGCCTTTCCTTTGGTGGAAGGTGATTCCATAAGGATTCACGTCCTCGACACAATAAGGGCTGGCAAGTACATAAATGACGAGGAAGTTGTTTGGAACGTCATTTCAAAATCTACCGAGGCATATTCATTTCTAGTATCGCACGGCGTAACCTTTACGGGCAACGAGCTCGAGGGAGGGCATTCACATCCGAGGGTTTTCACGATAAAGAGCGAAACTGGAAAGCACGTGATTCCAATTCTTGAGAAGCATGCCAGGGAACTTGGAGTGAACTTCGTGAGGGGATTCGTTGAGGAGATTGGAATAAAAAATGGAAAGCTCGCTGGAGTTTTCCTAAACGGCGAGTTGCTAAAGTTTGATGCTGTAGTCGTAGCTACGGGAGGTTTCTCTGGATTGTATAGGTTTACGGCAGGTGTAAAGGAGAACATTGGGCTTTTGATAGGTGATCTAGCCCTCAAGGGAGTTCCCCTCAGAGACATGGAGTTCGTCCAGTTTCATCCAACGGGCTTTATAGGTAGGAGAACCTACCTGATTACCGAGGCCGTAAGGGGGGCTGGCGCAAAGTTAGTTACTGGGGATGGGGAGAGGTTCGTAAACGAGCTCGAAACTAGGGATGTCGTTGCTAGAGCTATTTACCTAAAAATGCTCGAGGGAAAGGGAGTTTTCCTGGATGCTAGGGGAATAGAAGACTTCAAGGATCGCTTTCCTTACGTTTATTCTGTGTTGAAGAAGGAAGGTATAGACCCTGGGAAAGATTTGATCCCGGTAACTCCAGTGGCTCATTACACGATGGGCGGGATAAGCGTTGACATCTTCTATAGAACCAGGATAAGGGGATTGTACGCTATTGGAGAGGCCGCATCGAACGGCTTTCACGGGGCAAATAGGTTGGCAAGCAATTCCCTTCTGGAGTGCGTGGTCTCTGGATTGGAAGTTGCTAGAACGATTCTCAGGGAAGAGCCCAAGAGAGGAGCTAACGATGCTCCTTATAACTTCGATGAGCTTGGAGATGTAGATTCCATAAGGGAGATAATGTGGAATCATGCAGGAATAGTTAGAGATAAGAGCTCTCTTCTTGAGGGTTTAAAGAAGCTGGAGGGAGTTGAAGCAGACCAGAGGTTAAAAGTTGTTGCAAAGGCCGTCCTAACTTTAGCACTCGAGAGGGAAGAGAGTAGGGGTTCCCACTATAGGAGGGATTTCCCATTCATGAGGAAGGAGTTCGAGAGGCCGAGCTTTTTCCACCTCAATGTTTAA
- the ppcA gene encoding phosphoenolpyruvate carboxylase, with the protein MIPRIMSTQHPDNYSIPFFANSPVLGGEDEITEAFYAFNVLGADEQMWDFEGKEVDEFVVKKLLERYPSFFRKVILGKDVRLTPRVPNPTVEKAEAKLLLETLQGITRAADYARVFYGEDIAPIFEVILPMTTSLAEIERVHELYRKVVNLADERIYDTTVKEWIGEFYPKEIGIIPLFETKVALLKSAKIIGEYLERREPEYQRVFLARSDPAMNYGLISAVTYVKNALQEIWELEEETSIPIYPIVGVGGPPFRGGMRPDNVDNVLSEYPSVQTYTVQSSFKFDYPTKEVVKAVEKVKSTKRKEPYSLEVPDFITLYEVEYQRQVKILAPHIRRLATRIPDRRKRKLHIGLFGYSRNVGGLSLPRAIKFTASLYSIGVPPELLGLNALTDRQLDVVSEYYVNIYEDLEFAMRFFSFRVAEKAGLKELVERIKEFKPEIEEEYVAEAEIVFRGEGDIIKLAQMRGFLG; encoded by the coding sequence ATGATACCCAGGATAATGAGCACTCAACATCCGGATAACTACTCGATACCATTCTTTGCGAATTCGCCTGTTCTCGGAGGGGAAGACGAGATAACGGAAGCTTTCTATGCATTCAACGTCTTAGGTGCAGACGAGCAGATGTGGGATTTTGAAGGGAAAGAAGTTGACGAATTTGTGGTAAAGAAACTTCTCGAAAGATATCCATCTTTCTTCAGAAAGGTTATCCTGGGAAAGGATGTTAGGTTAACCCCAAGGGTTCCGAACCCAACCGTTGAAAAGGCCGAGGCGAAGTTGCTCCTCGAAACCCTTCAAGGGATAACAAGGGCCGCAGATTATGCAAGGGTATTCTACGGGGAAGACATAGCGCCGATATTTGAAGTTATCCTACCCATGACGACGAGTTTGGCCGAAATTGAGCGAGTGCATGAGCTGTATAGAAAGGTAGTTAACCTGGCGGATGAGAGGATATATGACACGACGGTGAAAGAGTGGATCGGTGAGTTTTACCCGAAAGAAATCGGAATAATACCTCTCTTTGAAACTAAAGTAGCTCTCTTAAAGTCAGCAAAAATAATAGGTGAGTACTTGGAAAGGAGAGAACCAGAGTATCAGCGAGTTTTCCTCGCTAGAAGTGATCCTGCTATGAATTACGGTCTAATCTCGGCGGTGACGTACGTCAAAAATGCCCTCCAAGAAATTTGGGAACTGGAGGAAGAAACTTCGATTCCAATTTATCCAATAGTCGGAGTGGGTGGTCCTCCATTTAGGGGAGGAATGAGGCCAGATAACGTTGATAACGTTCTCAGTGAATACCCGAGTGTTCAAACTTACACAGTCCAGAGTAGCTTCAAGTTCGATTACCCAACTAAGGAGGTAGTTAAGGCTGTTGAAAAGGTTAAATCCACAAAGAGAAAGGAACCTTATTCACTTGAAGTACCCGATTTTATAACACTCTATGAAGTTGAGTACCAGAGGCAGGTGAAAATCTTAGCTCCCCATATAAGGAGGTTGGCAACGAGAATTCCCGACAGGAGAAAGAGGAAGCTCCACATAGGTCTCTTCGGTTATTCAAGGAACGTTGGAGGACTGTCCCTTCCGAGGGCCATAAAGTTTACTGCCTCTCTGTATTCGATAGGGGTTCCACCCGAATTGCTAGGCTTAAACGCCCTCACGGATAGACAACTAGATGTAGTTTCGGAGTACTATGTGAACATATACGAGGACTTAGAATTCGCAATGAGGTTCTTCAGCTTTAGAGTAGCTGAGAAGGCTGGCCTTAAGGAGCTAGTTGAGAGGATTAAAGAATTTAAACCAGAGATCGAGGAGGAGTATGTAGCTGAAGCTGAGATTGTGTTTAGGGGAGAGGGGGATATTATTAAATTGGCTCAGATGAGAGGATTTCTGGGATGA